A window of Sporanaerobacter acetigenes DSM 13106 contains these coding sequences:
- a CDS encoding type II secretion system F family protein: MIYKYRAVSDTGQITEGTFEGQSTEDVVYMLRGKKFHPISIEEAEVSDPKRAISLNSKVGKKDIAVFCRQFYTMLNAGISIVSCLDILEKQTENKILKNAIKESYEDVQKGMTLSEAMKKYEKAFPMLLINMVEAGEVSGTLDVIMDRMATHYEKENKIDNKVKSAFVYPVILIIVSVVVVVFLLVNVMPTFIGMFESSGVALPGPTRALLNMSDRLENYWYIDISIIFLIVVGIKFYSHTNSGRLLFDTIKLKFPGIKRTNIKIITSRFTRTLSTLLSSGIPLIQALEVVSRVVGNVVVVNGLEEAIKDIRKGVPLSSTIRDIDVFPPMVYSMIKVGEESGSLDEILQKTADFYDDEVEVSLQKMTTALEPILIVVMALIIGFIVIAMAMPMFDMVNTVQ; the protein is encoded by the coding sequence TTGATTTATAAATATAGGGCTGTTTCAGATACAGGTCAAATCACAGAGGGAACCTTTGAAGGTCAAAGTACAGAAGATGTAGTATATATGCTTAGGGGAAAGAAATTTCATCCTATTTCTATTGAAGAAGCTGAAGTTTCAGATCCTAAAAGGGCAATTTCACTAAATTCTAAAGTGGGTAAAAAAGATATTGCTGTATTTTGCAGGCAGTTTTATACTATGCTCAATGCTGGAATAAGTATTGTAAGTTGTCTTGACATACTTGAAAAGCAAACTGAAAATAAAATTCTGAAGAATGCTATAAAAGAAAGTTATGAAGATGTACAAAAAGGTATGACTTTGTCTGAAGCAATGAAAAAGTATGAAAAAGCATTTCCAATGCTTTTGATAAACATGGTGGAAGCTGGAGAAGTGAGTGGTACTCTGGATGTCATCATGGATAGAATGGCTACTCACTATGAAAAGGAAAACAAAATTGATAATAAAGTCAAAAGTGCCTTTGTGTATCCAGTCATACTCATCATTGTATCCGTAGTAGTAGTTGTATTTTTGCTAGTCAATGTCATGCCTACTTTTATAGGTATGTTTGAAAGCAGTGGTGTAGCACTGCCAGGTCCAACTAGAGCACTATTAAATATGAGTGATAGACTTGAGAACTATTGGTATATAGACATTTCCATTATATTTTTGATAGTTGTAGGAATCAAGTTTTATAGTCATACAAATTCAGGAAGACTTTTGTTTGATACCATAAAACTCAAATTTCCTGGTATAAAAAGAACCAATATAAAGATCATCACATCCAGATTTACGAGAACTTTATCAACTCTTTTGTCCAGTGGTATACCTCTCATTCAAGCACTGGAGGTAGTGAGTAGAGTTGTTGGAAATGTAGTTGTAGTAAATGGGCTTGAAGAAGCTATAAAAGATATAAGAAAGGGAGTACCTCTGTCAAGTACCATAAGGGATATTGATGTCTTTCCTCCAATGGTATATTCTATGATTAAAGTAGGAGAAGAATCAGGTTCTCTTGATGAAATACTCCAAAAAACTGCAGATTTTTATGATGATGAAGTAGAAGTATCTCTTCAAAAAATGACAACAGCATTAGAACCTATACTTATAGTCGTTATGGCACTTATCATTGGATTTATAGTCATAGCTATGGCAATGCCAATGTTTGATATGGTGAACACAGTACAGTAG
- a CDS encoding type IV pilus twitching motility protein PilT encodes MELLDLIKIGTEKNASDIHLTVGVPPIFRINGSLIKYGEETLKPEDTKKLVQEILNERQFEELDKNGEIDTSFSNPGVGRFRVNAYKQRGSYGAALRIISLKIPTMEELRLPKSASDLARQPRGLVLVTGPTGSGKSTTLASMIDLINHERSCHILTLEDPIEYLHKHDKSIVNQREIGSDSHSFSNALRAALRQDPDVILVGEMRDLETIGIALTAAETGHLVFSTLHTLGAAKTIDRIIDVFPPHQQQQIRIQFASTIQGIISQQLLQKTDGSGRVAAFEVMIATPAIRNLIREEKSYQIDTAIQTGAKYGMETMDNSILEYYKKGMISRETALNQAFNVELMKRYVI; translated from the coding sequence ATGGAACTATTAGATTTAATAAAAATTGGAACGGAAAAAAATGCTTCTGATATTCACTTAACAGTTGGAGTACCACCTATATTTAGAATAAATGGATCATTGATAAAATATGGGGAAGAAACACTAAAACCTGAAGATACAAAAAAACTAGTTCAAGAGATATTAAATGAAAGACAGTTTGAAGAGCTAGATAAAAATGGTGAAATAGATACTTCTTTTTCTAACCCTGGAGTTGGAAGGTTTCGTGTTAATGCTTACAAACAAAGAGGTAGTTATGGAGCAGCACTTAGGATTATTTCACTTAAAATTCCTACTATGGAAGAATTAAGGCTCCCCAAATCAGCCAGTGATTTAGCTAGACAACCAAGAGGACTTGTTCTTGTTACAGGTCCAACGGGAAGTGGAAAATCTACTACATTAGCTTCTATGATAGATCTCATAAATCATGAAAGAAGCTGTCATATTTTGACACTTGAAGATCCAATCGAATATTTACATAAACACGACAAAAGTATTGTCAATCAAAGAGAAATTGGTTCTGATTCCCATAGTTTTTCAAATGCACTTAGGGCGGCTTTGAGACAAGATCCAGATGTGATATTAGTGGGAGAGATGAGGGATTTAGAGACAATAGGTATAGCTCTTACAGCTGCTGAAACAGGTCATTTGGTTTTTTCAACCCTTCATACTTTAGGAGCAGCTAAAACTATTGACAGGATTATAGATGTATTTCCACCTCATCAACAGCAACAAATTAGAATTCAATTTGCTTCTACTATACAGGGAATCATTTCTCAACAATTGTTGCAAAAAACTGATGGAAGCGGTAGAGTTGCTGCTTTTGAAGTGATGATTGCAACACCAGCTATAAGAAATTTGATTAGAGAGGAAAAATCTTATCAGATAGATACAGCTATTCAAACTGGTGCAAAGTATGGAATGGAAACTATGGACAATTCTATATTAGAATACTATAAAAAAGGGATGATATCAAGAGAAACAGCTTTAAATCAAGCATTTAATGTAGAACTCATGAAAAGATATGTGATTTAG
- a CDS encoding GspE/PulE family protein — translation MRMNNMKLGDLLLYANKIDDKQLELALNEQKKSNRRLGEIMVEMGFVTENDIIEVLEFQLGIPHVDLEKYIVNPKIAKIIPENLARRYDLIAIDKKNGYLIVAMADPLNIFAIDDVKLSTGYDIQPVISSKSHILNAIEKYYEEEAAKKLLEEFEESYEPTSIEDIDKEELVDVNSAPVVKLVNSIIGQAIRMRASDIHIEPFSEEVRVRFRVDGDLEEIMILSKNSLSAITTRIKIMGKMDIAEKRIPQDGRVETNLEGKEIDMRISTLPTVYGEKVVIRLLDRSNFMFTKSQLGFRKRDLDTFDKILAQPYGIILVTGPTGSGKTTTLYTVLKELNSIEKNIITVEDPVEYKLEGVNQVQVNNKAGLTFASGLRSILRQDPDIIMVGEIRDSETAEIAVRAAITGHLVLSTLHTNDTASSIARLVDMGIEPYLISSAVIGIISQRLVKKLCDKCKVPYEGSDIEKEILGIDISENITLYKPSGCNICNNGFKGRTAVHEVMNIDEEIRNLIDKKMTTDDIRNSAVGKGMNTLFENTKKLALEGTTTIDEVLRVGYTLG, via the coding sequence ATGAGAATGAACAATATGAAATTGGGAGATCTTTTATTATATGCAAATAAAATTGACGACAAGCAATTAGAATTGGCACTAAATGAACAGAAAAAGAGCAATAGAAGACTTGGAGAAATAATGGTAGAAATGGGATTTGTCACAGAAAATGATATAATAGAAGTGCTGGAGTTTCAGTTGGGTATACCTCATGTAGATTTGGAAAAATATATAGTCAATCCTAAAATAGCTAAAATAATACCTGAAAATTTGGCAAGAAGATATGACTTGATTGCTATAGATAAAAAGAACGGGTATTTAATTGTAGCCATGGCTGATCCTTTAAATATTTTTGCTATAGATGATGTTAAACTTTCAACAGGATATGATATTCAGCCGGTCATATCTTCAAAATCTCATATTTTAAATGCTATTGAAAAGTATTATGAAGAAGAAGCGGCTAAAAAATTGCTAGAAGAATTTGAAGAATCTTATGAACCAACTTCAATTGAAGATATAGATAAAGAAGAACTTGTGGATGTGAACAGTGCTCCAGTTGTTAAGCTTGTAAATTCTATTATTGGACAAGCTATAAGGATGAGAGCCAGTGATATACATATAGAACCTTTTTCTGAAGAAGTAAGAGTTAGATTTAGGGTAGATGGGGATTTAGAAGAGATAATGATATTATCTAAAAACAGTTTATCTGCCATAACTACTAGAATAAAAATCATGGGCAAAATGGATATAGCAGAAAAGAGGATTCCTCAAGATGGTAGAGTTGAAACTAACCTTGAGGGAAAAGAAATAGATATGCGTATTTCTACTTTGCCTACGGTTTATGGAGAAAAAGTAGTTATAAGATTACTAGACAGAAGTAATTTTATGTTTACAAAAAGTCAATTGGGATTTAGAAAAAGAGATTTAGATACTTTTGATAAAATATTGGCTCAACCCTATGGTATTATATTGGTTACAGGTCCAACGGGAAGTGGGAAGACAACCACTTTATATACTGTATTGAAAGAACTCAATAGCATAGAAAAAAATATTATTACTGTTGAAGATCCAGTTGAATATAAATTGGAAGGTGTAAATCAAGTTCAAGTCAACAATAAAGCAGGACTTACTTTTGCCAGTGGTTTGAGATCTATTCTTAGACAAGACCCGGATATAATCATGGTTGGAGAGATAAGAGACTCTGAGACAGCAGAAATTGCAGTTAGGGCAGCTATTACAGGTCACTTGGTACTATCAACTCTTCATACCAATGATACTGCTTCAAGTATTGCTAGACTTGTAGATATGGGAATTGAACCTTATTTGATATCTTCTGCAGTCATAGGAATTATTTCTCAAAGACTTGTTAAGAAACTTTGTGACAAGTGCAAAGTACCTTATGAGGGCAGTGATATTGAGAAGGAAATTTTGGGTATAGATATAAGCGAAAACATTACTTTATATAAACCTAGTGGTTGCAATATATGTAACAACGGATTTAAGGGAAGAACTGCTGTCCATGAGGTAATGAATATAGATGAAGAAATAAGAAATCTTATAGATAAAAAGATGACTACAGATGATATTAGAAATTCTGCTGTAGGTAAGGGCATGAATACCCTATTTGAAAATACTAAAAAGCTTGCATTAGAAGGCACAACTACTATAGATGAAGTGTTGAGAGTAGGATATACTCTAGGATAG